A genomic stretch from Phycisphaerae bacterium includes:
- a CDS encoding class I SAM-dependent methyltransferase: MSALPTGSAAASSRREVRDRCNICGRRFDAQTCERVRVRCNVRKFAGEYFHLWRCAGCRCLHGWEVIELGPYYAGYGTKDQRLDFFSRLAYGRQLARLRAAGLQRNHRILDYGCGSGNLVLYLRSRGYSGAEGYDPYGDSAGWGNAAVLRADSFDCVCLQDVIEHVEDAGSLLKKLAGLLTSQGILLVGTPSADEIDLGKTHRHLHQLHVPYHLHLYTRAALVQLGAATGLTAERSYRRYYMETPFFGMNEAFCRAYLERLDDNIDSLVEPPRIGRILRSPTLIFHGTFGYLYSPRHSVTIVFRKGAA, from the coding sequence ATGAGCGCGCTGCCCACAGGCTCGGCCGCGGCCTCCTCCCGCAGGGAGGTGCGCGATCGGTGCAACATTTGCGGCCGGAGATTTGACGCACAGACCTGTGAGCGCGTCCGCGTTCGCTGCAATGTCCGGAAGTTCGCCGGGGAGTATTTTCACCTGTGGCGGTGCGCCGGGTGCCGTTGTCTGCACGGTTGGGAAGTGATTGAGCTCGGCCCGTATTACGCGGGCTATGGCACCAAAGATCAGCGCCTCGACTTCTTTTCACGTTTGGCCTATGGGCGTCAACTTGCGCGACTCCGCGCCGCGGGGCTCCAACGGAACCATCGGATCCTGGATTACGGGTGCGGTTCCGGGAATCTGGTGTTGTATCTTCGCTCGCGCGGTTACTCCGGCGCGGAAGGTTACGATCCCTACGGGGACTCGGCCGGATGGGGAAATGCCGCGGTACTCAGGGCGGATTCCTTCGATTGCGTTTGTCTACAAGACGTCATCGAGCACGTGGAAGATGCCGGATCGCTCCTGAAAAAGCTGGCGGGACTTCTAACGAGCCAGGGCATTTTACTGGTCGGCACCCCCAGCGCCGACGAAATCGACCTAGGCAAGACTCACCGCCACTTGCACCAACTTCATGTGCCCTATCATCTGCACCTTTACACGCGGGCAGCGCTGGTGCAACTCGGCGCGGCGACAGGATTGACGGCCGAGCGGTCCTATCGCCGCTATTACATGGAGACGCCCTTTTTCGGAATGAACGAAGCGTTTTGCCGCGCTTACCTGGAGCGGCTCGATGACAACATCGACTCGCTTGTCGAGCCGCCCCGCATCGGTCGAATCCTGCGCTCGCCGACGCTGATTTTTCACGGGACGTTCGGTTATCTCTACAGCCCGCGACACTCCGTAACGATCGTCTTTCGCAAGGGTGCGGCATGA
- a CDS encoding glycosyltransferase family 2 protein — translation MIILVGTIFIFYLGGVLYLCFRWAAAWRLLRQEAARPTLDAEGADWPTMEVVIPVKDEEAHLATCVRSVLSQDYPNLSVIVVNDRSTDRTPEVIAELQAEFPRLRRMDITELPGGLYGKPHALSRAGTELSAEIVVFVDSDFELAPHCLKTLVHDLRRRRLDWLAVMGKPQLQKFWERLLVPMLGAITYAWYDPRKIEDPKWDNAIGSGFLVVRREAYQAIGGHGAVVRAYDEDSEIMRIAKRAGHAISYVLAPELFTLRMYGTLRRTVHGISRTFVGGLKTLPRFLATINAINFVSLLPIGILFLLGIAAWKGWAIPWESAWLTLAVLHLIASTGLAYVIYGGAGDYRRFAFIHPLAAAMLIGICIRAARELSRREPIQWRGTSY, via the coding sequence GTGATAATTCTCGTCGGTACCATCTTCATCTTCTATCTGGGCGGCGTTTTGTATCTTTGCTTCCGGTGGGCCGCGGCCTGGCGGCTTCTGCGGCAGGAGGCGGCGCGGCCCACACTGGATGCCGAAGGCGCCGATTGGCCGACGATGGAGGTGGTCATCCCGGTCAAGGACGAAGAGGCGCACCTCGCCACGTGCGTGCGCTCCGTCCTGTCCCAGGATTACCCGAACCTGAGCGTCATCGTGGTCAACGATCGATCCACCGACCGAACCCCGGAAGTGATCGCCGAATTACAAGCGGAGTTTCCACGGCTTCGCCGGATGGATATCACGGAACTTCCCGGCGGGCTATACGGCAAGCCGCACGCCCTCTCCAGGGCGGGCACCGAGTTATCCGCGGAAATCGTGGTCTTCGTCGATAGCGATTTTGAGTTAGCGCCCCATTGTCTCAAGACGCTGGTCCACGATCTGCGGCGTCGCCGGCTCGATTGGCTCGCGGTCATGGGCAAGCCGCAGCTCCAAAAATTCTGGGAACGCCTGCTCGTCCCCATGCTGGGGGCCATCACGTACGCCTGGTACGACCCGCGCAAAATTGAGGACCCCAAGTGGGACAACGCCATTGGAAGTGGTTTTCTGGTGGTGCGACGAGAGGCCTATCAGGCCATCGGCGGTCACGGGGCGGTCGTTCGCGCTTATGACGAGGACAGTGAAATTATGCGCATCGCCAAGCGCGCGGGCCACGCAATTTCGTATGTCTTAGCGCCTGAGTTGTTTACGCTGCGGATGTACGGCACACTTCGGCGGACTGTCCATGGCATATCGCGTACCTTCGTCGGCGGACTCAAGACACTCCCGCGATTTCTCGCCACCATCAACGCGATCAACTTCGTATCGCTGCTACCGATCGGGATCCTTTTTCTCCTCGGCATCGCCGCCTGGAAGGGTTGGGCAATCCCGTGGGAGAGCGCCTGGCTGACCCTGGCCGTGCTCCACTTGATCGCCTCGACGGGGTTGGCGTACGTGATTTACGGCGGCGCGGGCGACTATCGGCGGTTCGCGTTTATCCACCCCCTCGCAGCGGCGATGCTCATCGGCATCTGCATCCGCGCGGCGCGGGAATTATCGCGTCGCGAACCCATTCAGTGGCGAGGCACGTCGTATTGA
- a CDS encoding cytochrome c3 family protein, whose protein sequence is MKSIIAIVVLSCIAANSAFADESVILSPHNLSATGRGTIRALNEAEVCIFCHTPHNADPQAPLWNRYNPTAYYRIYNSSTMDARIDQPGGPSKMCLSCHDGSIALGLVLSRPPTEPIEVNQPFMPTGPSNLTNDLSDDHPIGFRFDRQLSNRDHQLRSPDLASQRIKLGPRGQLECTACHDPHNNELGDFLRITDRQGALCNTCHRMDGWQDSAHALSGASVPASVTNGEQLPFGNMFDAACSACHVTHGAPQRERLLRDNSFHLCMNCHRGFPARDMSSVLNQRSGHRTNRLFNVHDPAEDPLTMRPHVDCADCHNPHAVQHNFLASTPLGTLDRGNLVPPGMRFVSGITSSGAPTDRATYYYEVCFKCHADRPVPVPQRIIRQRDTLGNIRREFQPTAASAHPVLFFGRRGDEVPSLVPELRVARMLSCQDCHNNPDARELGGVGPNGPHGSRFDFLLKANYETADFTIESTQSYALCYECHDRTSILNDESFPLHRVHIVNGRSPCSACHTAHGVNGSPSQHSSLINFDLTIVGGQRSFRDTGRFSGNCSLTCHGVNHVNFTYGP, encoded by the coding sequence ATGAAAAGCATTATCGCGATCGTTGTTTTGAGTTGCATCGCGGCGAACTCCGCCTTCGCCGACGAAAGTGTCATACTCTCGCCGCACAATCTCTCCGCCACCGGTCGCGGTACGATCCGGGCCCTGAACGAAGCAGAGGTATGCATCTTCTGCCACACGCCGCACAACGCCGATCCGCAGGCGCCGTTGTGGAACCGCTATAACCCGACCGCGTATTATCGTATTTACAACAGCAGCACGATGGATGCGAGGATCGATCAGCCCGGTGGGCCGAGCAAGATGTGCCTGTCCTGTCACGACGGGAGCATCGCCCTCGGCCTGGTGCTCAGCCGCCCGCCGACTGAGCCGATCGAGGTGAACCAGCCGTTCATGCCGACCGGCCCGAGCAATCTCACGAATGACTTGTCCGACGATCACCCCATCGGCTTTCGTTTCGACCGGCAACTCTCCAATCGCGATCACCAGCTCCGCTCGCCCGATCTGGCCAGCCAGCGGATCAAGTTGGGCCCGCGCGGCCAGTTGGAGTGCACGGCCTGTCACGATCCCCACAACAATGAATTGGGCGACTTCCTGCGGATTACGGACCGGCAGGGGGCGCTCTGCAACACGTGTCACCGCATGGACGGCTGGCAGGACAGCGCACACGCTTTATCGGGGGCCAGCGTTCCCGCCAGTGTCACGAACGGTGAGCAACTTCCGTTCGGGAACATGTTTGACGCGGCCTGTTCGGCCTGTCACGTCACCCACGGTGCACCGCAGCGCGAGCGACTTCTGCGCGATAACTCGTTTCACCTGTGCATGAATTGTCACCGCGGCTTCCCGGCACGCGATATGTCCAGTGTGCTCAATCAGCGCAGCGGCCATCGCACTAACCGCCTCTTCAACGTCCACGATCCGGCGGAGGACCCGCTCACGATGCGGCCGCACGTGGACTGCGCCGATTGCCACAATCCGCACGCCGTTCAGCACAATTTCCTCGCCTCGACGCCGCTGGGGACGCTCGACCGCGGAAACCTCGTGCCGCCGGGGATGCGGTTCGTCTCCGGGATCACCAGCAGCGGCGCGCCCACGGACCGCGCCACTTATTACTATGAAGTGTGTTTCAAATGCCATGCGGATCGGCCGGTCCCGGTCCCGCAGCGTATTATTCGCCAGCGGGATACGCTGGGGAATATCCGGCGGGAGTTCCAACCGACGGCGGCCTCCGCACACCCGGTACTTTTCTTCGGTCGGCGCGGCGACGAGGTGCCGAGCCTGGTTCCCGAGCTGCGTGTCGCCAGGATGCTCTCTTGCCAGGACTGCCACAACAATCCGGACGCGCGCGAACTGGGCGGCGTCGGACCGAACGGCCCGCACGGCTCACGTTTCGATTTCCTCCTCAAGGCGAATTATGAAACGGCGGATTTCACGATCGAGTCGACGCAGTCCTACGCGCTGTGTTACGAGTGCCACGACCGCACCTCGATCCTCAACGACGAGAGTTTCCCGTTACACCGCGTGCACATCGTCAACGGTCGCTCGCCCTGCAGCGCCTGCCATACGGCCCACGGCGTGAACGGCAGCCCCAGCCAGCACAGCAGCCTCATTAACTTCGATCTCACGATCGTCGGCGGTCAGCGTTCATTTAGAGATACGGGGCGTTTCAGCGGGAACTGCTCGCTGACGTGCCACGGGGTCAACCATGTGAATTTCACGTACGGCCCATGA
- a CDS encoding 6-bladed beta-propeller translates to MRRCLAILLMGAAGCQQPLQPVFENIWPAVEWPASPDVPRIRYLGALSGEDSLKKPKPFSLKALLAGPEPTVGFSTPTAVAARGQRVFVADGQSRVVYSLDLQTRDFRAIGAGGAQPLQWPADLMFVGENLAVADSRLAVVLFFTMDGQFIKSIGDGVLQRPVALAYRDATRELWVLDAAQHALIAFDEQGREVRRVGQRGDETGAFNFPAGLACNERLGLVVADSMNFRVQILDGEGRPKGAFGRKGDAAGDFSLPRDVAIDSEGHLYVLDNQFENIQIFDEAGRLLMAWGEEGRGPGQFYLPGGMFIDEQDRIWVADTYNRRVQVFQYLREAPEAAP, encoded by the coding sequence ATGAGACGCTGCCTTGCAATCTTGCTGATGGGGGCGGCCGGATGTCAGCAGCCGCTGCAACCGGTTTTTGAAAACATCTGGCCGGCGGTGGAGTGGCCGGCCTCGCCGGATGTTCCGCGCATTCGCTACCTAGGGGCCCTCTCGGGAGAAGACAGCCTCAAGAAGCCAAAGCCGTTCTCGTTGAAGGCCCTGCTGGCAGGGCCGGAGCCGACGGTCGGATTCTCGACGCCGACGGCCGTTGCGGCGCGCGGTCAGCGGGTTTTTGTGGCCGATGGGCAAAGCCGTGTTGTTTATTCGCTGGATTTACAAACCCGGGACTTTCGTGCGATCGGCGCCGGCGGCGCGCAACCTCTTCAATGGCCCGCCGACCTGATGTTCGTCGGCGAAAACCTCGCGGTGGCCGACAGCCGCCTGGCGGTCGTCTTGTTCTTCACGATGGACGGGCAGTTTATCAAGTCCATCGGAGACGGCGTCCTCCAGCGGCCGGTTGCGTTGGCCTATCGGGATGCCACGCGCGAGCTTTGGGTCCTCGATGCGGCGCAGCACGCCTTGATCGCTTTCGATGAACAGGGCCGCGAGGTCCGCCGGGTCGGTCAGCGAGGAGATGAAACCGGCGCCTTCAATTTCCCTGCCGGTCTGGCCTGTAACGAACGGCTGGGGCTGGTCGTCGCGGATTCAATGAACTTTCGCGTGCAGATTCTCGACGGCGAAGGCCGACCGAAGGGCGCGTTCGGCCGCAAGGGCGACGCTGCGGGTGATTTCTCTCTGCCTCGCGACGTTGCCATCGACAGCGAAGGCCACTTGTATGTCCTCGACAACCAGTTTGAGAATATCCAGATCTTCGACGAGGCCGGGCGATTGCTCATGGCCTGGGGCGAGGAGGGTCGCGGGCCGGGACAGTTCTACCTGCCGGGAGGCATGTTCATCGACGAACAAGATCGAATATGGGTTGCCGACACTTACAACCGACGCGTGCAGGTGTTTCAATACCTTCGAGAAGCTCCCGAGGCGGCACCATGA
- a CDS encoding cytochrome c3 family protein, with protein MLSIPRLTTGRGPLRALLLLFGVFGAALTVSCSDPSTNPDDAAESSEDGSTSKLAGVSEMQDLLAAGLVGSAHDFRQAGGEPLDLCSACHTPHIALGRAPLLDKRPQSLGAVRPYQARGVELDDSTLLCLSCHDGVMAVDVFSFAHATRSPTPLGTSWIGTGSLTSHPIGVKYPLTDPTYHPEPAVTSDSRIKLPGGRVQCISCHDPHNTHRIRGMLVRPNEGSRLCLACHHL; from the coding sequence ATGTTGAGCATTCCACGGTTGACGACAGGCCGCGGGCCACTGCGTGCGCTTTTGTTGCTTTTTGGGGTCTTTGGCGCCGCCCTGACGGTCTCTTGCTCAGACCCTTCCACAAACCCGGACGATGCCGCGGAGAGTTCGGAGGATGGCTCCACCAGTAAGCTCGCGGGCGTTTCCGAGATGCAAGACCTGTTGGCCGCCGGATTAGTGGGCAGCGCCCACGATTTCCGCCAGGCCGGCGGCGAGCCCCTCGACCTCTGCTCAGCCTGCCATACGCCGCATATTGCCCTGGGCCGCGCGCCGCTATTGGACAAACGCCCCCAGTCCCTGGGCGCCGTGCGACCCTACCAGGCCCGCGGCGTCGAGTTGGATGACAGCACCCTGCTGTGTCTGAGCTGCCACGACGGCGTCATGGCCGTCGACGTCTTCAGCTTCGCCCATGCCACGCGCTCGCCTACGCCGCTGGGCACCTCCTGGATCGGTACCGGCAGCCTCACCAGCCACCCCATCGGCGTCAAGTATCCGCTGACCGACCCCACGTACCATCCCGAGCCCGCGGTCACCTCGGACAGTCGCATCAAGCTTCCCGGCGGCCGCGTGCAGTGCATCTCCTGCCACGATCCGCATAATACTCATCGAATACGTGGCATGTTGGTTCGTCCGAACGAAGGCAGCCGTCTATGTCTCGCCTGTCATCATCTCTAG
- a CDS encoding cytochrome bc complex cytochrome b subunit, which translates to MAQGQSRWQTYLDERIRFFVLRDFFKKQLYKRLPPHTGLLHVFGSLALLLFINQFVTGILLLLYYRPTLKEAHESIQYISGDVAFGWLIRQLHAWGATLMMAAVLFHMCRTYFMASFKKPREVTWILGVVIFLVTMLFGFTGYLLPWNQLSYWATTVGTEVVGAVPYVGEQLREVLLGAPNVGQETLSRFFLIHVTLLPWLLVILITLHLVLMRVHNLATLEDVGQEKPYPPESGIPFWPVHMAKEASVAMGCFVVLLTLSVLSPWEIGEPADPLETPEGIKPEWYFLPTYQLLKYFSGPMGKIVGIMISGVPFMLLFLWPFIERSPGRHPRRRRWAMRLGYFAVFLALFFGLLGYVSETTWEVASWKVEFDMYGAPHVMRAWEHH; encoded by the coding sequence ATGGCTCAAGGCCAAAGCCGATGGCAGACGTACCTGGATGAGCGGATCCGCTTCTTTGTACTGCGCGATTTTTTCAAGAAGCAGCTCTACAAACGACTGCCCCCGCACACCGGCCTGCTTCACGTCTTTGGCAGCCTCGCCCTGCTGCTGTTCATCAATCAATTCGTGACCGGGATTCTCCTCTTGTTGTACTACCGACCAACGCTCAAAGAAGCGCACGAGTCGATTCAGTATATTTCCGGCGACGTGGCATTTGGCTGGCTTATTCGCCAGCTTCACGCCTGGGGTGCGACGCTGATGATGGCGGCGGTGCTGTTCCACATGTGTCGCACCTACTTCATGGCGTCGTTCAAAAAACCGCGGGAAGTGACCTGGATCCTTGGCGTCGTCATCTTTCTGGTGACGATGCTCTTCGGATTCACGGGCTATCTCCTCCCCTGGAACCAGCTTTCCTACTGGGCGACGACGGTGGGGACGGAGGTCGTGGGCGCGGTCCCCTATGTCGGCGAGCAACTGCGCGAGGTGCTGCTGGGGGCCCCCAATGTCGGGCAGGAGACGCTGTCGCGGTTTTTCCTTATCCATGTCACGCTGCTGCCGTGGCTCCTGGTCATCCTGATTACGCTGCATCTGGTGCTGATGCGAGTTCACAACCTTGCAACTCTGGAAGACGTCGGGCAGGAGAAGCCCTACCCACCCGAGAGCGGCATCCCCTTCTGGCCGGTCCACATGGCCAAGGAAGCGTCTGTGGCGATGGGCTGTTTCGTTGTCCTACTGACGCTGTCGGTCCTTTCGCCGTGGGAGATCGGCGAACCGGCCGATCCGCTGGAGACGCCCGAGGGCATTAAGCCAGAATGGTACTTCTTGCCCACTTATCAACTGCTAAAATACTTCTCGGGGCCCATGGGAAAGATCGTCGGGATCATGATCTCCGGCGTGCCGTTTATGCTCCTTTTCCTATGGCCCTTCATCGAACGAAGCCCCGGGCGGCACCCGCGGCGACGCCGCTGGGCGATGCGGTTGGGGTATTTTGCCGTTTTCCTCGCGTTATTCTTTGGGTTGCTCGGGTATGTTTCGGAAACCACGTGGGAAGTGGCGAGCTGGAAGGTCGAGTTCGACATGTACGGCGCCCCCCATGTGATGCGGGCCTGGGAGCACCACTAA
- a CDS encoding Rieske 2Fe-2S domain-containing protein, translating to MDSARSRDDFASTYPIQSLFVRRFLPPLVVGCCLWAGAAQAQSTVAECATCHKKEAGQFESSVHRGAVRCDECHGGRRGYSLNDEELRRFQAQAAQPRGPNTAPAAFDHGPEFRGKASRKEVPERCGTCHADVARMNVYGLRTDQLSSYWISNHGKRLKAGDDRVAVCIDCHGVHDVLRSDNPKSRTHFQKVPETCGTCHSNVDLMAEYHLSPLVVDQYKRSVHGRNVLEKGDAGSPNCATCHGNHAAAPPGYLEVGHVCGKCHKQIEDYFLASVHGRIPVMARCIGCHGKDGHRSNHEIEEASPALEQVVQAYEKLPEGRGAASTDTRQRFDEAVKRLSGSVRLDTVCTNCHGKAKSDPHAIFFEKTDREALETGQTLARLLADSQFEYARTAAKVAALERGVLLLRDEKLRVEDVKTETMVLYATIHTLNVKEIEERAKKITQSCKEIEASLSQKEAGLTKRRMVLAGMWVFGAVFCVLMYQKYLQLKRQYVTVHADGTPRPYGPALSRRRWLDGVVGVMGAITGIGLLWPAVAYVLPARKRGGGTERVSAGKEADWAVWDVRKVSFRGKPAAVIRTSEGFKAFSAVCTHLGCIVHWDSKGKQFQCPCHAATFDVAGQVVSGPPPKPLPEFAVQVVSGEVFVAPSAQG from the coding sequence ATGGACAGCGCACGATCAAGGGACGATTTCGCCAGTACGTATCCGATCCAATCTCTTTTCGTCCGACGCTTCCTCCCACCTTTGGTCGTCGGCTGCTGCCTGTGGGCCGGCGCCGCTCAAGCCCAATCGACCGTCGCAGAATGCGCCACGTGCCACAAGAAGGAGGCTGGACAATTCGAGAGTTCGGTCCACCGCGGGGCCGTGCGCTGCGATGAATGTCACGGCGGACGGCGCGGCTACTCCTTAAACGACGAGGAGCTACGCCGGTTTCAGGCGCAGGCGGCGCAGCCTCGAGGTCCAAACACCGCGCCCGCAGCCTTCGATCACGGCCCGGAGTTCCGGGGCAAGGCCTCGCGAAAGGAAGTCCCCGAACGTTGCGGCACCTGCCACGCGGACGTGGCTCGAATGAACGTTTACGGGCTGCGGACGGACCAGTTGTCCAGCTATTGGATCAGCAATCACGGCAAGCGCCTGAAAGCGGGCGACGATCGCGTCGCGGTCTGTATTGATTGCCATGGGGTCCACGACGTCCTGCGATCGGACAATCCCAAGAGCCGGACGCACTTTCAGAAAGTTCCCGAGACCTGTGGGACGTGTCACTCCAACGTCGATTTGATGGCGGAATATCACCTTTCGCCGCTCGTGGTGGATCAATACAAGCGAAGCGTGCACGGGCGAAACGTGCTGGAAAAAGGCGATGCGGGCTCGCCCAACTGCGCGACCTGCCACGGCAACCACGCGGCGGCCCCACCGGGTTATCTCGAAGTCGGGCACGTCTGCGGCAAGTGCCATAAGCAAATCGAGGATTACTTCCTGGCAAGCGTCCATGGACGAATCCCGGTCATGGCCCGCTGCATCGGGTGCCACGGCAAGGATGGCCACCGATCGAACCATGAAATCGAAGAGGCCTCGCCAGCGCTCGAGCAAGTCGTCCAGGCGTACGAGAAGCTGCCCGAGGGTCGCGGCGCGGCATCCACCGATACTCGACAGCGGTTTGACGAGGCGGTGAAGAGGCTGAGCGGATCGGTGCGCCTGGATACGGTCTGTACCAACTGCCACGGCAAGGCCAAGAGCGATCCCCACGCCATCTTCTTCGAGAAGACCGATCGCGAGGCGCTGGAGACCGGCCAGACGCTGGCGCGGCTCCTGGCGGATTCCCAGTTCGAGTATGCCCGTACGGCCGCAAAGGTGGCTGCTTTGGAGCGAGGTGTACTTCTCTTGCGGGATGAGAAATTGCGAGTCGAGGACGTCAAGACTGAGACGATGGTCCTGTACGCGACAATTCATACGCTGAACGTCAAGGAGATCGAGGAGCGGGCCAAAAAGATCACGCAGTCTTGCAAAGAGATCGAGGCGTCACTCAGCCAGAAGGAGGCCGGCCTCACCAAGCGACGGATGGTCCTGGCGGGAATGTGGGTCTTCGGCGCGGTCTTTTGCGTGCTGATGTATCAGAAGTACCTGCAACTGAAGCGGCAGTATGTCACGGTCCACGCCGACGGAACACCCAGGCCTTACGGCCCCGCATTGAGCCGCCGGCGGTGGCTCGATGGCGTGGTCGGCGTGATGGGGGCCATAACGGGAATCGGCCTGTTGTGGCCGGCGGTGGCCTACGTACTACCGGCGCGAAAGCGCGGCGGCGGGACCGAGCGGGTCAGCGCCGGCAAGGAGGCCGATTGGGCGGTATGGGATGTCCGCAAGGTCTCATTTCGCGGTAAGCCGGCGGCCGTCATCCGCACAAGCGAGGGGTTTAAGGCGTTCTCGGCGGTCTGCACGCACTTGGGATGCATTGTGCACTGGGATTCCAAGGGCAAGCAATTTCAATGCCCCTGTCACGCGGCGACGTTCGACGTTGCCGGGCAGGTCGTCTCCGGCCCGCCGCCCAAGCCGTTGCCGGAATTCGCTGTACAGGTAGTCTCGGGTGAAGTGTTCGTCGCGCCGTCCGCCCAAGGATAG
- a CDS encoding cytochrome c family protein — MTLQHRGWLQTTIGTSLVLTLMACLAGTACPADPNMPPPPPPPPAGPGDSGLTGKYVGAARCSQCHLNIHNDWAQTLHANALVALEEVGQGTNPDCLRCHTVGFGDEGGFQSRELTNSLAGVQCESCHGPAGNHANNASEVALRPKVNISSAVCGKCHTGEHQPNYEDWAMSKHAEVEPELVPRFAAGTSLNSCGKCHSGDYFYRAIIKGETVADNALQGLTGNQMAAIECAICHNPHAKTNNAAAPEDGRDYQLRYAQIKFTTPTTDLTEAQNPERFNLCGQCHHTRDRVWTDSSREPHPSDQVNVFFGEMPLPASNQTPIVATRASVHLNAPEQCSTCHVARRPFMEGVSPAISGHKFSVNFLGCVDCHGSVEIAEAKLANLEVELEFRNEQLLEALDAWSAKPAQVTWCMGLAPPTGCMTITHCWEFTSECGPKNDATGQMMIPDDIKKARYIYYYFKDGGGNGAHNPDYVREALIQALEYAENAPDVP, encoded by the coding sequence ATGACCCTGCAACATCGAGGTTGGCTTCAAACGACGATCGGCACCAGCCTGGTCCTGACCCTCATGGCGTGCCTGGCGGGCACGGCGTGTCCGGCGGATCCCAACATGCCGCCGCCCCCCCCTCCCCCTCCAGCAGGGCCGGGAGACAGCGGCCTGACTGGCAAGTACGTCGGCGCCGCACGGTGCAGCCAATGCCACCTGAACATCCACAATGATTGGGCGCAAACGCTGCACGCCAATGCCTTGGTGGCGTTGGAGGAAGTTGGACAGGGAACGAACCCTGACTGCCTGCGGTGCCACACGGTCGGTTTCGGTGACGAAGGCGGCTTTCAAAGTCGCGAGCTGACGAACTCCCTGGCAGGGGTACAGTGCGAAAGCTGCCACGGGCCCGCGGGCAATCACGCCAACAACGCATCTGAGGTCGCCTTGCGACCCAAGGTCAACATCTCGTCCGCCGTTTGCGGCAAGTGCCATACGGGGGAGCATCAGCCGAATTATGAAGATTGGGCGATGTCCAAACACGCCGAAGTAGAACCGGAATTGGTCCCGCGGTTCGCGGCGGGAACGTCGCTGAATAGTTGCGGCAAGTGCCATTCGGGCGACTATTTCTACCGTGCGATCATCAAAGGCGAAACGGTCGCCGATAATGCCCTTCAGGGTCTGACCGGCAACCAGATGGCGGCGATCGAGTGCGCGATCTGCCACAATCCTCATGCGAAGACCAACAATGCCGCGGCGCCGGAAGACGGTCGCGACTACCAGCTTCGCTATGCCCAGATCAAATTCACCACGCCGACGACGGACCTGACCGAGGCCCAGAATCCGGAACGTTTCAACCTCTGCGGGCAGTGCCACCACACCCGCGATCGTGTCTGGACGGACTCGTCGCGCGAGCCGCACCCGAGCGACCAGGTTAACGTGTTCTTCGGCGAAATGCCGCTGCCGGCGAGCAATCAGACTCCCATCGTCGCCACGCGGGCGTCGGTTCACTTGAACGCGCCTGAGCAATGTTCGACCTGCCACGTGGCGAGGCGGCCGTTTATGGAGGGCGTGTCGCCCGCTATCTCCGGCCACAAGTTCAGCGTGAATTTCCTGGGCTGTGTCGATTGCCACGGATCGGTGGAGATTGCGGAGGCCAAGCTGGCAAACCTTGAGGTGGAGCTGGAATTCCGCAATGAGCAGCTTCTTGAGGCCTTGGATGCCTGGTCGGCCAAGCCGGCACAAGTCACGTGGTGCATGGGGCTCGCTCCGCCGACTGGCTGTATGACGATCACTCACTGTTGGGAGTTCACGAGTGAGTGCGGTCCAAAGAATGACGCCACCGGGCAGATGATGATCCCCGACGACATCAAGAAAGCCCGGTACATCTACTACTACTTCAAGGACGGCGGCGGGAACGGCGCCCACAACCCGGATTACGTTCGCGAAGCGCTGATCCAGGCCCTGGAGTATGCAGAAAACGCCCCCGATGTTCCCTGA